In Flavobacterium endoglycinae, one DNA window encodes the following:
- a CDS encoding NAD kinase produces MKIAIYGQYYQNSTEPIIKDIFSFFNANNVEIIIEENFLKMLYEKQLIKKEYKTFSPCTILDNSFEMVISIGGDGTILRAAALVRNSGVPLLGINAGRLGFLAKVQKENIDSLLQYVIDQNYTTSERTLLGLTSEPDNEAFKELNFAMNEVTVSRKDTTSMITVETYLNNEYLNSYWADGLIISTPTGSTGYSLSCGGPILTPDVKSLVITPIAPHNLTARPLVIPDDTEITLRVTGREDQYLVSLDSRISSVKNESILKIKKTDYKIKMVEIPGETFLKTLRNKLLWGEDKRN; encoded by the coding sequence ATGAAAATAGCCATTTACGGACAATATTATCAAAACAGTACAGAGCCGATCATTAAAGATATTTTTTCTTTTTTCAACGCCAACAATGTTGAAATTATAATAGAAGAAAATTTTCTGAAAATGCTCTACGAAAAACAGCTTATAAAAAAAGAATATAAGACGTTTTCACCATGTACCATTTTAGATAATAGCTTTGAGATGGTAATTAGTATTGGCGGCGACGGAACAATATTAAGAGCCGCAGCTTTAGTCCGTAATTCAGGCGTTCCATTATTAGGAATTAATGCTGGAAGATTGGGATTTCTGGCCAAAGTACAAAAAGAAAACATTGATAGTTTACTTCAGTATGTAATTGATCAAAATTATACCACTTCGGAAAGAACTTTACTGGGATTGACTTCTGAACCAGATAATGAAGCTTTTAAAGAACTTAATTTTGCCATGAACGAGGTCACCGTGAGCCGTAAAGACACAACCTCGATGATTACTGTTGAAACCTATTTAAACAATGAATATTTAAATTCATATTGGGCCGACGGCCTTATTATTTCTACGCCTACTGGTTCTACTGGTTACTCTCTAAGCTGTGGCGGACCGATTTTAACTCCGGATGTAAAAAGCTTAGTAATCACTCCAATTGCACCGCATAACTTAACCGCCAGACCACTGGTTATCCCTGACGACACCGAAATTACTCTTCGTGTCACAGGACGAGAAGACCAGTATTTAGTTTCTTTAGATTCAAGGATTTCTTCTGTAAAGAATGAATCTATTCTCAAAATCAAAAAAACCGACTATAAAATTAAAATGGTTGAAATTCCAGGCGAAACTTTTTTGAAAACACTGAGAAATAAACTGCTTTGGGGAGAAGACAAAAGAAATTAA
- the porG gene encoding type IX secretion system protein PorG, whose protein sequence is MKKIFNLLLCFFPFITLNAQINELGVFIGGSNFVGDVGSTTYINPQKLTLGVLYKWNKSPRHSYRLSYMQSTITGNDLDSDETGRSQRGYRFDNDVKEFSAGLEFNFFDFNLHDYHTKVTPYIYSGVSFFIYDGLYRYIDTPNVTHKINSNSFAIPMTLGVKSNVFPNLVLGAEVGARYTFTDNIDGSNPSTSNTSIKKFGNLNNNDWYVFSGITVTYTFGQKPCYCAQ, encoded by the coding sequence ATGAAGAAAATTTTTAATTTATTGTTATGTTTTTTCCCTTTTATTACACTAAATGCTCAAATAAATGAGCTTGGTGTTTTTATTGGTGGAAGCAACTTTGTTGGAGACGTTGGAAGCACAACTTACATTAATCCTCAAAAGCTTACTTTAGGCGTTTTGTATAAGTGGAATAAAAGTCCGAGACATTCTTACCGTTTATCCTACATGCAGTCAACCATTACAGGAAACGATTTAGATTCTGATGAAACAGGCAGAAGCCAAAGAGGATATCGCTTTGACAATGATGTAAAAGAATTTTCTGCAGGTTTAGAATTCAATTTTTTCGATTTCAATCTTCATGATTATCATACAAAAGTTACACCTTATATATATTCAGGTGTAAGCTTTTTTATTTATGACGGTTTATACCGTTATATTGATACCCCAAATGTCACGCATAAAATTAATTCGAATTCCTTTGCGATACCTATGACACTGGGTGTAAAATCTAATGTATTCCCTAACCTGGTTTTAGGAGCCGAAGTTGGAGCAAGATATACTTTTACAGACAATATTGACGGAAGTAATCCCAGCACCAGCAATACAAGCATCAAAAAATTTGGAAATTTAAACAATAATGACTGGTATGTCTTTTCAGGTATTACAGTAACGTATACCTTTGGACAAAAACCCTGCTATTGCGCACAATAA
- a CDS encoding isoprenyl transferase: MNLIDSIDHSNLPKHLAIIMDGNGRWAKQQGFLRAFGHENGTKSVKKTITTCAKLGIEYLTLYAFSTENWNRPKMEVEALMKILINSLKKELVTLQENNIRLNAIGNLDKLPKNAQKELLDVIDKTKNNTRLTLTLALSYGSREELVNAVRQISDKVKNNIISIDTIDDSIINEHLYTQNLPDVDLLIRTSGEHRISNFLLWQIAYAELYFTNVLWPDFKDEDLYEAIISYQKRERRFGKTSEQIK; the protein is encoded by the coding sequence ATGAATTTAATAGACTCGATAGACCACTCAAACTTACCTAAACATCTGGCCATAATTATGGACGGAAATGGACGATGGGCCAAACAACAAGGCTTTTTAAGAGCCTTTGGACATGAAAACGGAACAAAATCTGTAAAAAAAACAATCACAACTTGTGCTAAATTAGGTATTGAGTACCTAACTCTTTACGCTTTTTCAACAGAGAACTGGAACCGCCCTAAAATGGAAGTCGAGGCCTTAATGAAAATCTTAATCAATTCCTTAAAAAAAGAACTGGTAACCTTGCAGGAAAACAATATCAGACTCAATGCAATTGGGAATCTTGACAAATTACCAAAAAACGCGCAAAAGGAACTTTTAGACGTAATTGACAAAACTAAAAACAATACCAGACTTACGTTAACTCTCGCTTTAAGCTACGGATCAAGAGAGGAATTAGTAAATGCTGTCAGACAGATTAGTGATAAAGTTAAAAATAATATAATTTCAATAGACACTATTGACGATTCAATTATAAATGAGCATCTTTACACGCAAAATTTACCTGACGTAGATTTATTAATACGAACAAGTGGAGAACATAGAATAAGTAATTTTCTGCTGTGGCAAATCGCCTATGCTGAATTGTATTTTACGAATGTCTTGTGGCCAGACTTTAAAGACGAAGATTTATATGAGGCTATTATTAGTTATCAAAAAAGAGAACGTAGATTTGGAAAAACCAGTGAACAAATTAAATAA
- a CDS encoding OmpH family outer membrane protein: protein MMKQIKTLLIAAILVLGASNTMNAQAKVAHVDVSEIMSKMPAMLDAQNQLQKLSGTYDAEYKKMVDEYQTKIKKYEAEAATVTEAVNGDRSKEVQDMQKRIVDYRDNAQKELQQKETDIVKPLMEKVRASIQKIGKAKGYQYVLDGSTLLLADGPNITADVKKDLGF, encoded by the coding sequence ATGATGAAACAAATCAAAACTTTACTAATTGCTGCAATTCTAGTTTTAGGAGCAAGTAACACAATGAACGCACAGGCGAAGGTTGCCCATGTTGATGTTAGCGAGATTATGTCGAAAATGCCTGCGATGCTTGATGCTCAAAATCAACTGCAAAAATTAAGTGGGACATATGATGCTGAATACAAAAAAATGGTTGATGAATATCAAACTAAAATCAAAAAGTATGAGGCAGAAGCTGCAACAGTAACTGAAGCTGTTAACGGTGACCGTTCTAAAGAAGTTCAAGATATGCAAAAAAGAATTGTTGATTACAGAGACAATGCTCAAAAAGAATTGCAACAAAAAGAAACTGACATCGTAAAACCATTAATGGAAAAAGTAAGAGCTTCAATCCAAAAAATTGGAAAAGCTAAAGGTTACCAATACGTTTTAGATGGTTCTACTTTATTATTAGCTGATGGTCCAAACATCACTGCTGATGTGAAAAAAGACTTAGGTTTCTAA
- a CDS encoding aromatic hydrocarbon degradation protein: MKNKIVFLSCFILMSLTSFSQSISSSPYSLYGVGSVYDSDFGSIPSIGSSGIALPSTSFINNLNPASLGFMPLNHFMFDIGGKAIGTTYESGSRTEKRNNFQFSHLAFAFPVTKNSAFSVALRPYSSSTFKISNLVLPIADSQETYTLTAEGSGGLNNFDFSYGYRFGKKLTVGASAALLFGNVVDDRSFLIASSLTTVHKKTDYNGFRATLGTQYVIDSTLTIGTTFKLPAQIKGSKVQSVETISNEVVSSLESEASSNVDDYYMPLEIGIGISKRFKNVLNMTLDYEKSLWKDTNQSELYGTFVNQDRFALGFTYFNPKKNIRKYWDRVQYSAGANFDTGYLEVDGKRVNNAAISFGVNLPIENTFSAINISYSYGQKGRISDNLIKENYHKLSINLSLDGIWFVKRKFD; this comes from the coding sequence ATGAAAAATAAAATAGTTTTTTTAAGCTGCTTCATTTTAATGTCGCTGACTTCATTTTCGCAAAGTATTTCAAGTTCGCCTTATTCATTGTATGGAGTAGGGAGTGTATACGATTCAGATTTTGGTTCAATACCTTCAATTGGATCTTCAGGTATTGCATTGCCTTCAACTAGTTTTATCAATAATTTAAATCCTGCTTCATTAGGTTTCATGCCTCTAAATCATTTTATGTTTGACATAGGAGGGAAGGCAATCGGAACAACATACGAAAGCGGATCAAGAACCGAAAAGAGAAATAATTTTCAGTTTTCGCATTTAGCATTTGCTTTTCCGGTTACTAAAAATTCGGCTTTTAGTGTAGCATTAAGGCCTTACTCAAGTTCAACCTTTAAAATTTCAAACCTTGTTCTGCCTATTGCTGATAGTCAGGAAACCTATACTTTAACAGCAGAAGGCTCTGGAGGATTAAATAATTTCGATTTCTCTTACGGATATCGTTTTGGTAAAAAATTGACTGTAGGTGCATCAGCAGCTTTATTGTTTGGGAATGTTGTTGATGATCGCTCATTTTTAATTGCAAGTTCACTTACTACTGTTCATAAAAAGACAGATTATAATGGTTTTAGGGCGACTTTAGGAACGCAGTATGTTATCGATTCAACACTTACAATAGGAACCACTTTCAAACTTCCAGCACAAATAAAAGGTTCTAAAGTGCAATCTGTAGAAACTATTTCTAATGAAGTTGTAAGTTCTTTAGAATCTGAGGCATCTTCAAATGTTGATGATTATTACATGCCTCTAGAAATTGGAATTGGTATAAGCAAGCGATTTAAAAATGTTTTGAATATGACTCTAGATTACGAAAAGAGCCTTTGGAAAGATACTAATCAATCGGAGTTATATGGCACATTTGTAAATCAAGACCGATTTGCTTTGGGATTTACTTATTTTAATCCCAAGAAAAATATACGGAAATATTGGGATCGTGTTCAATATTCGGCCGGTGCTAATTTTGATACGGGTTACTTAGAAGTAGACGGGAAAAGGGTGAACAATGCCGCGATTTCTTTTGGTGTGAACCTGCCCATTGAAAATACTTTTTCGGCAATCAATATTTCATATTCATATGGACAAAAAGGACGTATCTCTGATAATTTGATTAAAGAGAATTATCATAAACTGTCTATTAATTTGTCTTTGGACGGAATTTGGTTTGTGAAACGAAAATTCGATTAA
- a CDS encoding OmpH family outer membrane protein yields the protein MRKQFLFIFLALIVANTSQAQSRTTRIGYIDMEYILENVSDYKEAKSQLELKAQKWKQEIEAKKLNINKLKENLNTEKALLTKELIEERETEIKFLETEMLDYQEKQFGADGNLMRQKSALAKPIQDQVFTAVQDIAEAKNYDFVFDKSADLTMLFSNKRYDISDQVLRILNRTEKREQLTKKQLKEQEAKENRENEIDENPTLANRQKALDDKKAAREKLIEDRRLEQEAKKKEYEDRRKAIQAEREAKKNGTVSEPAKTTETAKPAETAKTSTSTTNTNTTETAKPAVTGETTTEPAVNKAEERQKLYEQRKKELEERRKKILEEREAAKKAKEAETQKTNTTNN from the coding sequence ATGAGAAAACAATTTTTATTTATATTTTTAGCCTTGATTGTAGCAAATACAAGTCAGGCACAGAGTAGAACGACTAGAATTGGCTACATTGATATGGAATACATTTTAGAGAATGTATCCGATTATAAAGAAGCTAAGTCCCAATTAGAGTTAAAAGCTCAAAAATGGAAACAGGAAATAGAGGCTAAAAAATTAAATATAAATAAACTCAAAGAAAATTTAAATACTGAAAAAGCATTACTTACCAAAGAATTAATTGAAGAAAGAGAAACTGAAATTAAATTTCTTGAAACTGAAATGCTGGATTACCAAGAAAAACAGTTTGGCGCTGATGGTAATTTAATGAGACAAAAATCTGCATTGGCAAAACCTATTCAAGATCAGGTTTTCACAGCAGTTCAAGATATAGCCGAAGCAAAAAATTACGATTTTGTTTTCGATAAGTCAGCAGACTTAACAATGCTTTTCAGCAACAAAAGATATGACATAAGCGATCAGGTTTTACGTATTTTAAACAGAACCGAAAAACGCGAACAATTGACTAAAAAACAATTGAAAGAACAGGAAGCAAAAGAAAATCGTGAAAACGAAATCGATGAAAATCCTACTTTAGCGAATCGCCAGAAAGCACTGGACGATAAAAAAGCGGCGAGAGAAAAGCTTATTGAAGACAGACGTTTAGAGCAAGAAGCGAAGAAAAAAGAATACGAAGACAGAAGAAAAGCAATTCAAGCTGAAAGAGAGGCTAAAAAAAATGGCACGGTTTCTGAACCAGCTAAAACAACCGAAACAGCTAAACCTGCGGAAACAGCAAAAACAAGTACGAGTACAACAAATACGAATACAACTGAAACCGCTAAACCCGCTGTAACAGGCGAAACCACAACAGAACCTGCAGTAAATAAAGCTGAAGAAAGACAAAAGCTTTATGAGCAGCGTAAGAAAGAATTAGAGGAAAGAAGGAAAAAAATACTCGAAGAGCGAGAAGCGGCCAAAAAAGCAAAAGAGGCCGAAACACAAAAAACAAATACGACCAATAATTAA
- a CDS encoding BamA/OMP85 family outer membrane protein, with protein MRLLLVIKKENVDLEKPVNKLNKLLVLQKRIPQIICTLLLLGSFSQVKAQERVPFDQGKRYILAKVSVVGKISFNEQTVVTFSGLQKGQEITVPGEEISGAIKKLGKLGLFDEIAFYINKVENDSIYLDLNIVELPKLNDVKITGVKKSKIEGLIKDNNLTKNKIVNENLITTTKNYIENKYKKDGFYNTKVTITTTPDSTSGHQVNMLVRVDKGDKVKISKIDFTGNEQLSDSQLRSAMKDTKQKNILRVFKSSKFIPEKYKTDLEKVIAAYKEKGYRDARIIYDSVTYNKQKNMLAIKINVEEGNKYYFGNIKFLGNTVYSDQQLNRYLGIKKGETYNGVLLEKRIADNSKPDGEDITNLYQNNGYLFSKINAVEVKTVNDTIDFEIRITEGPIAYFNKIYVTGNDKTNDHVIYRELRTKPGNKYSKEELVRTIREIGQLGFFDPESIKPEFRNVDPAAGTVDIEYQLVEKGSSQVELQGGYGGGGFIGTLGLSFNNFSARKLFDKEAYKPLPMGDGQKVALRLQGSTYFQTYSLSFSEPWFGGKKPVQFSSSISYSKQFNNNYITRTVDRSQSFNIFTVQVGLAKRLTVPDDYFVLSQSVSYQHYDLNNYYTGLFTFGNGASRNLAYTIGISRSNKGVNPIFPTYGSEFSLSAKVTPPYSLFNGINYGDLQNQKEYKTQYTGTTTTTGADGQAINPGDYTKTETINGTSGTVSVGSDYKSADTDVAKVDQKKYNWLEYYKVKFKADWYTKIYGKLVLRTLTEFGFLGAYDQSRGVVPFERFYLGGDGMANYSMDGRETIQLRGYPNNSLTPIIEDRTSSRYGQQIGATIYNKFSMELRYPITLKSSASIYALTFLEAGSSYPTFRDYNPFDLNRSAGLGLRVFMPAFGLLGIDFGYGFDALPGSVTNKANGWETHFIIGQQF; from the coding sequence ATGAGGCTATTATTAGTTATCAAAAAAGAGAACGTAGATTTGGAAAAACCAGTGAACAAATTAAATAAACTTTTAGTGTTACAAAAAAGAATACCGCAAATAATCTGTACCCTATTATTATTGGGTAGTTTTTCACAAGTTAAAGCTCAGGAAAGAGTTCCTTTTGATCAAGGAAAAAGATACATTCTGGCTAAAGTTTCTGTTGTTGGTAAAATAAGCTTCAATGAACAAACTGTCGTTACCTTTTCTGGTCTTCAAAAAGGACAGGAAATAACCGTTCCGGGCGAAGAAATCAGTGGTGCAATTAAAAAATTAGGAAAGCTTGGTCTTTTCGACGAGATTGCTTTCTATATAAATAAGGTAGAAAATGATAGTATTTATTTAGATTTAAATATTGTCGAACTTCCAAAATTAAACGACGTTAAAATAACGGGCGTTAAGAAGAGTAAAATCGAAGGACTTATTAAGGATAACAACCTGACTAAAAACAAAATTGTCAACGAAAACTTAATTACAACGACTAAAAATTACATCGAAAACAAATATAAAAAAGACGGTTTTTACAATACCAAAGTAACTATTACAACCACTCCTGACAGCACATCTGGGCATCAGGTAAACATGCTTGTACGAGTTGATAAAGGCGATAAAGTAAAAATCAGTAAAATTGACTTTACAGGAAACGAACAACTCAGCGACAGTCAGTTAAGATCTGCCATGAAAGACACGAAGCAGAAAAATATTTTACGTGTATTTAAATCTTCTAAATTCATTCCAGAAAAGTATAAAACTGACTTAGAAAAAGTTATCGCAGCTTATAAAGAAAAAGGATATCGCGATGCACGTATCATCTATGACTCTGTTACTTACAACAAACAGAAGAACATGCTTGCTATTAAAATTAATGTAGAAGAAGGAAACAAATACTACTTTGGAAATATTAAATTTTTAGGAAATACAGTATATTCAGACCAACAGTTAAACCGTTATTTAGGAATCAAAAAAGGAGAAACTTATAATGGCGTTTTACTTGAAAAAAGAATCGCTGATAACTCAAAACCTGATGGTGAAGACATCACGAACTTATACCAAAACAACGGTTATTTATTCTCTAAAATTAACGCTGTAGAGGTAAAAACGGTAAACGATACAATCGATTTTGAAATTAGAATCACAGAAGGTCCTATTGCCTATTTCAACAAAATCTATGTTACTGGAAACGACAAAACAAATGACCATGTAATTTACCGTGAGTTAAGAACTAAACCAGGAAACAAATACAGTAAAGAAGAATTAGTAAGAACTATTCGTGAGATTGGACAATTAGGTTTCTTCGATCCTGAATCTATTAAACCTGAGTTTAGAAACGTTGATCCTGCTGCAGGAACAGTTGACATTGAATATCAATTAGTAGAAAAAGGATCAAGCCAAGTTGAGTTACAAGGTGGTTACGGCGGTGGAGGTTTCATCGGTACGTTGGGACTTTCTTTCAACAACTTTTCGGCAAGAAAATTATTTGATAAAGAAGCCTATAAACCGCTTCCGATGGGAGATGGACAAAAAGTAGCACTTCGTTTACAAGGAAGTACATATTTCCAAACCTACAGTTTATCATTCTCAGAACCATGGTTTGGAGGCAAAAAACCAGTACAATTTAGTTCTTCAATATCATATAGCAAACAATTTAACAACAATTATATTACAAGAACTGTTGATAGAAGCCAAAGTTTTAATATTTTTACAGTCCAAGTTGGTTTAGCAAAACGTTTAACTGTACCTGATGATTATTTCGTTCTTTCACAATCTGTTAGTTATCAGCATTATGATTTGAATAATTATTACACAGGATTGTTTACCTTTGGTAATGGAGCTTCACGAAACCTTGCGTATACAATAGGAATTTCAAGAAGTAATAAAGGGGTTAACCCAATATTCCCAACTTATGGTTCGGAGTTCAGTTTATCAGCAAAAGTAACACCTCCGTACTCTTTATTTAATGGTATTAATTATGGTGATTTACAAAATCAGAAAGAATACAAAACACAATATACAGGTACAACAACCACTACAGGTGCAGATGGTCAGGCTATAAATCCTGGTGATTATACAAAAACTGAAACCATCAACGGAACATCTGGAACTGTAAGTGTTGGATCAGACTATAAAAGTGCTGATACTGATGTTGCAAAAGTCGATCAGAAAAAATACAATTGGTTAGAATATTATAAAGTTAAATTTAAAGCAGACTGGTATACTAAGATTTATGGTAAATTAGTTTTAAGAACCTTAACTGAATTTGGTTTCTTAGGAGCTTATGATCAATCAAGAGGAGTTGTTCCATTTGAGCGTTTCTACTTAGGAGGAGACGGTATGGCAAACTACTCTATGGATGGTCGAGAAACAATACAATTAAGAGGATATCCTAATAACTCGTTAACCCCAATTATCGAAGACAGAACTAGTTCTAGATACGGACAACAGATTGGAGCAACGATTTATAATAAATTCTCAATGGAATTACGTTATCCAATTACATTAAAGTCATCAGCATCTATATACGCCTTAACATTTTTAGAAGCAGGTTCTTCTTATCCGACATTTAGAGATTATAATCCGTTTGACTTGAATCGTTCTGCTGGTCTTGGTTTACGTGTTTTCATGCCTGCATTTGGATTATTAGGTATTGATTTTGGTTACGGTTTCGACGCATTGCCAGGATCTGTTACTAATAAAGCAAATGGCTGGGAAACTCACTTTATTATTGGACAACAATTTTAA
- a CDS encoding pyridoxine 5'-phosphate synthase produces MTKLSVNINKIATLRNARGGNVPDLLKVAVDIQRFGGQGITIHPRPDERHIRYQDARDLKAIVTTEYNIEGNPQHNFIDLVLECKPDQVTLVPDAIGAITSSAGWDTIKNQEYLTEVIQEFQKNGIRTSIFVDPILEMIEGAKKTGTDRIELYTESFAHQYSLGNERGIDPYVEAAKLANELGLGINAGHDLSLDNIKFFKDNIPGLLEVSIGHALISEALYLGLDNTVNMYLNKLK; encoded by the coding sequence ATGACAAAGTTAAGTGTAAATATCAATAAAATTGCAACGCTTCGAAATGCCCGAGGCGGAAATGTACCTGATTTATTAAAAGTAGCTGTCGATATTCAGCGATTTGGCGGGCAAGGAATCACGATTCACCCACGCCCAGACGAGCGTCATATCCGCTATCAGGATGCACGTGATTTAAAAGCAATTGTAACAACTGAATATAATATTGAAGGAAATCCGCAGCATAATTTTATTGATTTGGTTTTAGAATGTAAACCAGATCAAGTTACATTGGTTCCAGATGCCATTGGTGCCATTACTTCTTCTGCGGGCTGGGATACCATTAAAAATCAAGAATACTTAACCGAAGTAATTCAGGAATTTCAAAAAAACGGAATCAGAACTTCAATTTTTGTTGATCCGATTCTAGAAATGATCGAAGGTGCTAAAAAAACAGGAACAGATAGAATCGAATTGTATACAGAATCTTTTGCACATCAATATAGTTTAGGAAACGAAAGAGGAATTGATCCGTATGTCGAAGCAGCTAAATTGGCAAACGAATTAGGTTTGGGAATCAATGCAGGACATGATTTGAGTTTAGATAATATCAAATTTTTTAAAGATAATATTCCAGGGTTATTAGAAGTTTCTATCGGCCATGCTTTAATTTCAGAAGCGCTTTATCTTGGTTTGGATAATACGGTAAATATGTATCTTAATAAATTAAAGTAA
- the murI gene encoding glutamate racemase → MTNNNPIGIFDSGIGGTSIWSEIHALLPHEKTIYLADSKNAPYGQRTKDEIVALSKKNVEFLLENNCKLIVVACNTATTNAITELRSDYNVPFIGIEPAIKPAANNSQTQVIGILATQGTLNSELFNKTAEMFQHTTIIEQVGHGLVQLIEDGNLYSPEMTQLLESYLQPMIEANIDYLVLGCSHYPYLIPQIKKILPEHIKIIDSGEAVARQTQNILRDKVGFTDAQHNDPVFYVNSNPAVLSSILDNKYPVIEKEF, encoded by the coding sequence ATGACAAACAATAATCCTATAGGCATTTTTGACTCAGGAATTGGAGGAACTTCAATCTGGAGCGAAATCCATGCACTACTTCCGCACGAAAAAACTATATATTTAGCCGACAGTAAAAATGCTCCTTACGGGCAAAGAACAAAAGATGAAATTGTTGCGCTAAGCAAAAAAAATGTCGAATTTTTACTAGAAAATAACTGTAAATTAATTGTTGTAGCGTGTAATACTGCTACCACAAATGCTATTACAGAACTTCGTAGTGATTATAACGTTCCTTTTATTGGTATTGAGCCAGCAATTAAACCTGCAGCTAATAATTCGCAGACACAAGTTATTGGGATTTTAGCAACACAAGGAACACTAAACAGTGAGCTTTTTAACAAAACGGCCGAGATGTTTCAACACACTACCATTATCGAACAGGTAGGTCACGGATTAGTGCAGTTAATTGAAGATGGAAATTTATATTCTCCTGAAATGACTCAATTATTAGAATCTTATCTACAGCCTATGATCGAAGCCAATATCGATTACCTTGTTTTAGGCTGCAGCCACTACCCTTACCTGATTCCACAAATTAAAAAAATACTTCCGGAGCATATTAAAATTATAGACTCAGGCGAAGCAGTAGCAAGACAAACACAAAATATTTTACGTGATAAAGTTGGCTTTACAGATGCTCAGCACAACGATCCTGTATTTTATGTAAATTCAAACCCAGCGGTTTTGAGCTCTATTTTAGACAACAAATATCCCGTTATAGAAAAAGAGTTTTAA
- a CDS encoding CBS domain-containing protein has product MTEITNYITNDFRAIDSQETIASIQDFFIDVNFSHFPILEDGVFIGSISSDDIDTFDSDKKAIDYKYTLERFFARKSMIWLDVLEIFAKNHTNVIPILDENNTYIGYYEMEDIMNFFQETPFLKEQGGIIIVQKGLLDYSMSEITQIVESNNGKVLGCFISEADLENVQITVKIGLGAINEIIQTFRRYGYEIISEHQEDTYINSLKERSDYLDKYLNI; this is encoded by the coding sequence ATGACAGAAATTACAAACTATATCACAAATGATTTCAGAGCGATTGATAGTCAGGAAACGATAGCCTCGATTCAAGACTTTTTTATCGATGTAAATTTTTCTCATTTCCCTATTTTAGAAGACGGGGTTTTCATTGGAAGTATCTCTTCTGATGATATCGACACTTTTGACAGTGACAAAAAAGCGATTGATTACAAATATACTTTAGAACGTTTTTTTGCCAGAAAATCAATGATCTGGCTGGATGTTTTAGAAATCTTCGCCAAAAATCACACAAACGTAATCCCTATTCTTGACGAAAATAATACCTACATAGGGTATTATGAAATGGAAGACATCATGAATTTCTTTCAGGAAACGCCATTTTTAAAAGAACAAGGCGGTATTATTATCGTTCAAAAAGGTCTTTTGGATTATTCAATGAGTGAAATTACACAGATTGTAGAGAGCAATAATGGAAAAGTGTTAGGCTGTTTTATTTCTGAAGCTGATTTGGAAAATGTCCAGATTACGGTAAAAATTGGTTTGGGAGCCATCAACGAAATCATTCAAACGTTCCGACGATATGGTTACGAAATTATCTCAGAGCATCAGGAAGACACTTATATTAACAGTTTAAAAGAAAGGTCTGATTATTTAGACAAATACCTCAATATATAA